Proteins co-encoded in one Theileria equi strain WA chromosome 3, complete sequence genomic window:
- a CDS encoding ankyrin repeat domain-containing protein (encoded by transcript BEWA_007080A), whose translation MSNNNLKNESISIRGKNIERGRGKQKSSASSTNETFDQDKRLGNIFSMNIAHTNMCEKLYWHEKLRNMTDSAKLSPKGSTNKLDSQTLNELNIHALRTIGSKTQIHTDHKNLSNTSGSKDAELTGFLKGTTSEPSTSKSLNSCSESSFDFSLATLKDSISNSESRSFYENIGYDDSISLSSRSQTNRLFNAKAINIAIDPESNMNSIWLMIMRKIEPFLDVYSLLMIRQTCRALYSYKYRLRSHGVLCFRGFVGYDSKTIFSMVMPLLHRVLELPDNAKIRFDFTSCLLIKDISMVHILTTAGNITQQLEFRQYGKNIKELILDFCHNLTDKGLEVMLTTKLPNLQRLSLVCCRNQNITGLPFMRDLSTYNWPNFTKFRCSFSNIWLEPIQVIADFIIRSATAIRTGISTEHALSPGSDLAMLESQEFVNSQRSVSVNSSYDKRNDKLEEFEIYGSWGSKKLLEKLGFSLYTNAFASALKMNSVKLCSKLTKKIQYSFADLANQKNTNRNSCVTLLKDRGSELLVNCPILVKDRKYGNIGVWTLPISLAIEQDSMELFHLLVKRGARVSIWDYLNKSPLYTSCELNLERFVIKMLKFGPTPYPYDKQDYSPISISIRNGNVNLVKLLIKSGIPLNIKCPHIRGYKSPLYIACETRNFEIIKLLLEAGADPNWKYHHRSTPTLIAYQYNSSWLETFLDYGAGSPLGKRWVIADVLSCSISKGDIATISLLVERFPNILNCEHDIWSKPIIQAAKLGKENILQMLIEKGADVNNHDSYGITALHASSEEGHLACMEILISNKADLNKQDNGGRDPLHLACMENREEAVKLLISKGANPNVREKINGETPLMSCIRTRNEDLAILIINESCLLDYNICDNTGRNSLLYSLFFGQYRVSDLLTKKMSESANTNGKPFASGNIAKEKHTALRSDKKLLRRILNFYKPKTNAVK comes from the coding sequence atgtctAATAATAATCTTAAAAATGAGTCCATATCTATTAGGGgcaaaaatattgaaaGGGGAAGGGGCAAACAAAAGAGTTCTGCTAGCAGCACGAATGAAACGTTCGATCAGGATAAACGCCTGGGAAACATTTTTAGCATGAACATTGCGCATACAAATATGTGTGAAAAGTTATATTGGCATGAAAAATTAAGAAATATGACAGATTCTGCTAAACTATCTCCAAAGGGTTCCACAAACAAATTGGATAGTCAGACATTAAACGAGCTCAACATTCATGCTTTACGTACAATAGGTTCAAAAACCCAAATTCACACAGATCACAAAAATTTAAGCAATACTTCTGGATCTAAAGATGCTGAACTCACAGGTTTTCTAAAAGGTACAACTTCCGAACCTAGCACTTCCAAAAGCTTGAATAGTTGTAGCGAATCCAGTTTTGATTTTTCACTTGCTACACTTAAAGACTCTATTTCAAATTCAGAAAGTAGAAGTTTTTACGAGAACATAGGGTATGATGATTCGATTTCCTTGTCAAGTAGAAGTCAGACAAACCGACTTTTTAATGCAAAGGCTATCAATATAGCGATTGATCCTGAATCCAATATGAACAGTATTTGGTTAATGATCATGCGAAAAATTGAACCATTCTTAGATGTTTATAGCTTATTGATGATAAGGCAAACTTGTAGAGCTCTTTACTCTTATAAATATCGTTTACGTTCTCATGGAGTGCTTTGCTTTAGAGGATTTGTTGGTTACGATTCTAAAACCATATTCAGCATGGTAATGCCGCTCCTGCATCGCGTTTTAGAATTGCCAGATAATGCTAAAATACGCTTTGATTTTACATCCTGTCTACTAATAAAAGACATATCCATGGTTCACATATTAACGACAGCTGGTAATATCACTCAACAATTGGAATTTAGACAATATGGAAAAAACATAAAAGAGCttattttggatttttgCCATAACCTTACTGACAAGGGTTTAGAAGTTATGTTAACAACCAAATTACCTAACTTACAAAGGTTGAGTTTAGTTTGTTGCAGGAATCAGAACATCACAGGATTGCCTTTTATGCGTGACTTGTCCACATACAATTGGCCaaactttacaaaattCCGTTGTTCATTTAGTAACATTTGGTTAGAACCTATTCAGGTAATTGCAGATTTCATTATCCGTTCCGCCACTGCGATAAGAACTGGAATTTCAACTGAACACGCTCTGTCACCAGGTTCAGATCTAGCCATGCTTGAATCCCAAGAGTTTGTAAATTCCCAGAGATCTGTCTCTGTGAATAGTTCATACGATAAAAGAAATGACAAACTAGAGGAATTTGAAATTTATGGTTCTTGGGGAAGTAAAAAGTTACTCGAAAAGTTAGGATTTAGTCTATATACAAACGCATTTGCTAGTGCTCTGAAAATGAATAGCGTTAAATTATGTTCTAAGCTAACAAAGAAAATACAATATAGTTTTGCTGATTTAGCCAATCAGAAAAATACTAACAGGAACTCTTGCGTCACATTATTGAAGGATAGAGGTAGTGAACTTTTGGTAAATTGTCCTATTCTTGTGAAGGATAGAAAGTATGGAAATATCGGCGTTTGGACATTACCAATTTCTTTGGCCATTGAACAAGACAGCATGGAACTCTTTCATCTACTTGTGAAACGTGGAGCTCGTGTAAGTATCTGGGACTATCTCAATAAATCTCCACTATATACGTCATGTGAATTAAATTTAGAGAGGTTTGTaattaaaatgttgaaaTTTGGCCCTACACCATATCCATATGATAAGCAGGACTATTCGCCAATATCAATATCCATTAGGAACGGAAATGTTAATTTAGTCAAACTTTTGATAAAGTCCGGAATACCTCTTAACATAAAATGTCCTCATATCAGAGGTTATAAGTCTCCGCTATATATTGCATGTGAAACACGCAATTTTGAAATTATCAAATTGCTTCTAGAAGCGGGAGCAGATCCTAATTGGAAATATCATCATCGCAGCACACCCACACTAATAGCATACCAATATAACTCATCTTGGCTTGAAACATTCCTTGACTATGGAGCTGGATCACCCTTGGGTAAAAGGTGGGTTATAGCGGATGTGCTCTCATGTTCGATTTCTAAGGGTGATATCGCAACAATATCTCTGTTAGTAGAAAgatttccaaatattttgaattGTGAGCATGATATATGGTCTAAACCAATTATTCAAGCTGCAAAATTGGGGAAAGAAAATATTCTCCAAATGTTGATAGAAAAGGGGGCAGATGTAAATAATCATGATTCTTATGGAATCACAGCTCTTCATGCTTCATCTGAAGAGGGTCATTTGGCCTGCATGGAAATATTGATTTCAAATAAAGCTGATTTAAATAAACAAGACAATGGTGGTAGAGATCCATTACATCTAGCTTGTATGGAAAATAGAGAAGAAGCCGTTAAGCTCTTGATTAGCAAGGGTGCTAATCCCAATGTTCGGgaaaaaataaatggagaaactccattaatgtcaTGCATACGCACAAGAAATGAAGATTTGGCGATCTTAATAATAAATGAAAGCTGTCTATTGGACTATAATATTTGCGACAATACTGGCAGGAATAGCCTGCTATATTCATTATTTTTCGGTCAATACCGAGTATCTGATTTGTTAACTAAAAAGATGTCAGAATCTGCAAATACTAATGGCAAACCGTTTGCTTCAGGCAACATAGCTAAAGAAAAGCACACTGCGCTGAGATCTGACAAGAAGCTGTTGCGACGCATTCTAAACTTTTACAAGCCAAAAACAAACGCAGTTAAATGA
- a CDS encoding ankyrin repeat domain-containing protein (encoded by transcript BEWA_007070A): protein MWVKRLIKVSDIISLRTARNFGTFYRGNISSNMFINSFSSLRRTFSTNNRAVIPTSYTKAELEVVDSIKMLIEKRIRPVVQQDGGDVDFVSFDPATGFVYVRLSGACVGCIQSDTTLKHMIQGMLCHYIDEITAVYNCNEDGYVVSGNSANE from the exons ATGTGGGTTAAAAGGTTGATCAAAGTGTCAGATATAATCTCTTTACGTACTGCTAGAAATTTTGGAACATTTTATAGGGGAAATATATCTTCCAacatgtttataaattcattTTCAAGTTTGAGGCGCACATTCAGCACGAATAACAGAGCTGTTATACCTACAAGTTATACAAAAGCAGAGCTAGAAGTAGTTGATAGCATCAAGATGTTGATTGAAAAAAGAATCCGTCCAGTTGTACAACAAGATGGTGGAGATGTAGATTTTGTCTCGTTCGACCCAGCAACAG GTTTTGTATATGTAAGGCTTAGTGGTGCTTGCGTTGGCTGTATACAAAGTGATACTACCCTTAAACACATGATCCAGGGGATGCTTTGTCACTACATAGATGAGATAACAGCAGTATACAATTGTAACGAAGACGGATATGTAGTATCAGGAAATTCAGCAAATGAATAA
- a CDS encoding kelch domain-containing protein (encoded by transcript BEWA_007090A) has product MGKKRAPERKAELVASKNEAQEKKARKKILKLYKEDNINLALKNFRAEIEQKSKTTEHGKWIPFEGIKPTPRAHSSFTILPNGTSIMFGGEFYNGVEVTLYNDTFMYNANKNEWFILHTPVKPIPRCSHQAVYFNNRLYIFGGEYNTLNQFHHFNDMYCLCLKTMRWSQVPVTGDIPSARSGHRMVLWNEYWVLFGGFHDNSKEVAYFNDLYAFNFKEYKWISISQKRFADSLPQPRASSLLAPQSNGTHILMFGGFSKAKDNNRNVSGNYHNDSWLINIEAGISGNDSVLIWERANTTFKPPFSTGFGHGIYRNFCIVFGGVSDVDDGGLSLKSTFYNQCYLLNVDQRRWYPLTNNNDSKMKDDEDPLSEDLNKISLVPDTPRPRMNPHVAVHSNTLLIYGGVVEHKNVEITLSDMWSFDLNKRDAWKCIDQGYIPEEFWEGNDIESGSDSEDVEMTSCDDYSQDSNEEYDSEMKSSSDKDTVPQDPRPGEKLSEYYIRTKDFWAEQCIMDENLEMSVVEVQNDKGLKAEIFSMCKDYYNKCSDN; this is encoded by the exons ATGGGAAAGAAACGTGCGCCAGAACGCAAAGCAGAGCTGGTGGCGTCCAAAAATGAAGCCCAGGAAAAAAAGGCGCGTAAAAAGATCCTAAAACTTTACAAGGAAGATAATATAAACTTGGCGTTGAAAAATTTTAGGGCCGAAATCGAACAAAAGAGTAAAACAACGGAGCACGGGAAATGGATTCCATTCGAAGGTATTAAACCTACTCCTCGCGCTCACTCCTCCTTTACAATCCTTCCAAA TGGAACTTCTATAATGTTTGGCGGAGAATTTTATAACGGAGTTGAAGTTACGCTTTATAATGACACCTTCATGTATAACGCAAACAAGAACGAATGGTTCATCTTACATACACCAGTTAAACCTATACCAAGATGCTCGCATCAAGCTGTCTATTTCAA TAATAGGTTATACATATTTGGAGGAGAATATAATACCTTAAACCAATTCCATCACTTTAATGACATGTACTGTTTGTGTCTTAAAACCATGAGATGGTCTCAAGTTCCTGTTACTGGTGATATACCTAGCGCTAGGAGTGGTCATCGCATG GTCTTGTGGAATGAATACTGGGTATTATTTGGTGGATTCCATGATAATTCTAAAGAAGTAGCATACTTTAATGATCTGTATGCATtcaattttaaagaatacaAATGGATCTCAATTAGCCAAAAGAGATTTGCagattctcttcctcagcCTAGAGCTAGCTCCTTATTAGCTCCACAGTCCAATG GCACACACATATTAATGTTTGGTGGTTTTAGTAAGGCTAAAGATAATAATCGCAATGTTTCTGGAAATTATCATAAT GATTCCTGGCTAATAAATATTGAGGCCGGTATATCGGGAAATGACTCAGTGCTAATCTGGGAGCGCGCAAATACCACGTTTAAACCACCCTTTTCAACAG GATTTGGTCATGGAATATATCGCAACTTCTGTATCGTTTTTGGAGGTGTTAGTGATGTTGATGACGGAGGGTTATCCTTGAAATCCACATTTTACAACCAATGCTACTTGTTAAATGTCGATCAAAG GAGGTGGTATCCTTTAACAAACAACAATGACTCTAAAATGAAGGATGACGAAGATCCGCTTAGTG AGGATCTCAACAAGATATCCTTGGTCCCTGATACTCCAAGGCCGCGCATGAATCCTCATGTAGCTGTTCATAGTAACACCCTATTGATTTACGGAGGTGTTGTTGAGCACAAAAATGTCGAGATAACTCTAAGCGACATGTGGTCATTTGATTTGAATAAGAG GGATGCCTGGAAATGCATAGATCAAGGATATATACCCGAAGAGTTCTGGGAAGGAAACGACATTGAGAGTGGATCAGACTCTGAAGATGTTGAAATGACAAGTTGTGATGATTACTCCCAAGATTCTAACGAAGAATATGACTCGGAGATGAAGAGTTCCAGTGACAAGGATACAGTGCCACAGGACCCAAGACCAGGAGAAAAACTATCGGAATATTACATACGTACGAAAGACTTTTGGGCAGAACAATGCATCATGGATGAAAATCTAGAAATGTCAGTTGTTGAGGTTCAAAATGATAAAGGACTTAAAGCAGAGATCTTTAGCATGTGTAAAGATTATTACAATAAATGTAGTGACAATTAA
- a CDS encoding nucleolar protein,Nop52 domain-containing protein (encoded by transcript BEWA_007060A), with the protein MEDRIVQRICHMLANTEENTRNKALRDLKNFLSKKEDDIDPITMNKIAKALYYAIWMSDKPLKLRVVCVRIVQLHDVMKNTNNIYSYFHCLFESLSREWHLLDKHRMDKILLFVRILTAEILFFLNKNKWDITSIDRISDIITDEDTIYSKRSTGLGFQFSQIFVEEFNNNVEDLKGKNEFNKLSQLEGLHLLYPFLFIASTLDHKHMLDVLHSYVFHKLDTIESFDLSPIISTMRYLSEDQLIPFYNRKLMLSTLELYDNSDIKVKKLDKKTENTSKRFLENIKSAFDIPDSDLSDHNFLGECGDTDCLGCDSNNHFVSLSQRFGGTLKRRLYDLALLNKTKNYLIKTKASDEKSKSLLAKLRDPRVQDQLSFYSLYSIKRLKLMDRFKFSDELYKIVDLVRKNESISKHEVVIDVKKAIENIRNGVPQPSALSTPNSQKKDKRKVVFNLKKNQVTAIPKRKKSNLRPFSVPILV; encoded by the exons ATGGAGGATAGGATCGTTCAAAGGATATGCCATATGTTGGCTAATACTGAGGAAAACACAAGAAACAAAGCTTTGAGGGATCTTAAGAAttttttatccaaaaaagAGGATGATATTGATCCGATTACAATGAATAAAATCGCAAAGGCACTGTACTATGCGATATGGATGTCTGACAAACCCCTCAAACTCCGCGTAGTATGTGTTCGTATAGTTCAACTTCACGATGTTAtgaaaaatacaaataatATCTACTCCTACTTTCATTGTTTATTCGAATCGCTCTCCCGTGAATGGCATCTACTAGATAAACATCGCATGGACAAGATTCTGCTGTTTGTTAGAATTTTAACCGCAGAAATATTGTTTTTTTTGAATAAAAACAAGTGGGATATCACTTCTATAGATCGTATATCTGATATTATCACAGATGAAGATACCATATATTCTAAACGTTCTACTGGATTAGGATTCCAGTTTTCACAAATTTTTGTAGAAGAATTCAATAATAATGTAGAGGACCTTAAAGGAAAAAATGAGTTTAATAAATTATCGCAGTTGGAAGGATTGCATCTTCTATATCCGTTTCTGTTCATCGCTTCAACTTTAGATCACAAGCACATGCTCGATGTTCTACATTCGTATGTATTTCATAAATTAGACACTATAGAATCATTTGATTTATCTCCTATAATAAGCACTATGAGATATCTTTCTGAGGATCAATTGATACCTTTTTATAATCGTAAATTAATGCTATCAACATTAGAATTGTATGATAACTCTGACATAAAAGTTAAAAAGCTTGATAAAAAAACTGAAAATACatccaaaagatttttagaaaatataaaatctgCATTTGATATACCGGACTCTGATCTATCGGATCATAATTTCCTTGGTGAATGTGGAGATACAGATTGTCTAGGTTGTGATTCTAACAACCACTTTGTTTCTTTATCACAAAGGTTCGGGGGTACCTTAAAGAGAAGGTTGTATGATTTAGCTTTACTTAATAAGACAAAAAATTATTTAATAAAGACAAAGGCATCTGATGAAAAAAGTAAATCTCTTCTAGCTAAACTAAGGGATCCGAGGGTCCAGGATCAGTTATCATTTTATAGTTTGTATTCCATTAAAAGGCTAAAATTGATGGATCGTTTCAAATTTAGTGATGAACTTTATAAGATTGTTGATTTGGTTCGGAAAAATGAATCGATTTCTAAACACGAAGTTGTGATCGATGTAAAGAAGGCAATAGAGAACATTCGTAATGGTGTTCCACAACCATCAGCATTATCTACACCAAACTCTCAGAAAAAGGACAAAAGGAAAGTGGTGTTCAATTTGAAAAAAAATCAAGTTACTG CCATACCAAAACGTAAGAAGAGTAATCTTAGACCATTTAGTGTGCCCATATTGGTGTAG